From the genome of Eleginops maclovinus isolate JMC-PN-2008 ecotype Puerto Natales unplaced genomic scaffold, JC_Emac_rtc_rv5 HiC_scaffold_70, whole genome shotgun sequence, one region includes:
- the LOC134861208 gene encoding non-structural maintenance of chromosomes element 4 homolog A-like — FACFLAVRQPREAALDAQLLVVTTDLGNEKASQLSAEGASFDSVAFTEHLLSYMGLKRLTNGEDGQQNGAAFGYLPQDAWQKVAQRAENCFRAAPSFHYMMGSFHAEPPSPKQRIERQRKAPTKEVKRMMPTQLKKMGDSHQEATEKEVERILGYLKKYYQDDPTSPIFYYEFVIDPNSFSRTVENIFHTSFLIRDGLARMYLNSDRLPCIAPVEEGEVEAGGSSIRKQCIVSISPKLWKEIKEAYDIRNELIQPE; from the exons TTTGCGTGTTTTCTGGCAGTGCGGCAGCCGAGAGAAGCTGCTCTGGATGCTCAGCTCCTCGTTGTGACCACAGACCTGGGCAACGAGAAAGCCAGCCAACTTTCCGCGGAGGGTGCTTCTTTTGATTCAGTGGCTTTCACTGAACACCtt CTGTCCTACATGGGTCTGAAACGACTAACCAATGGGGAAGACGGGCAGCAAAACGGAGCGGCTTTTGGCTACCTGCCTCAGGATGCTTGGCAAAAAGTGGCCCAGAGAGCAGAGAACTGTTTCAGGGCAGCCCCCTCCTTCCACTACAT GATGGGATCGTTCCATGCAGAGCCGCCTTCTCCAAAGCAAAGGATAGAACGGCAAAGGAAGGCCCCCACTAAAGAAGTGAAAAGGATGATGCCTACTCAG CTGAAGAAAATGGGAGACTCCCATCAAGAAGCAACAGAGAAAGAGGTGGAAAGGATCCTGGGATACCTGAAGAAGTATTACCAAGATGATC CAACATCACCAATTTTCTATTATGAGTTTGTCATCGACCCCAACTCGTTTTCCCGGACAGTTGAGAACATTTTCCACACATCCTTTCTCATCCGG gATGGGCTGGCCAGGATGTATTTGAATAGTGACAGATTACCTTGTATAG caccagtggaggagggagaggtggaaGCTGGAGGATCAAGCATCCGTAAACAGTGTATTGTCTCCATCAGCCCAAAACTATGGAAG GAAATAAAAGAGGCCTACGACATCAGAAATGAGCTGATTCAGCCTGAATAA